The nucleotide window TTATAAGTCAGAAGTCAATGGTTGAAAACCAACTTGATGGACGATGCATTATCCATTCCAAAGAATTCATCAATGCATTATACACCTTGAATTCAGATAAGGAGTTGTTTCTGAAGCTTCTTGAAGATCCAGAATCACTTTTGCTTAAACATATACAATGTCTTCACATTACTCAGGTAGGGAAAGTATCCAAACTGGAATCAGATAAATGTTTAGAGAATGTTCAGTCATCAGGGGAACAGGatcatagtaaagggaaatgcgaAGAATCAAACAGAAATCAATTGTTCCACAAACAGAAAAAATACAGTTTTTCCTGGAAGAAAGTCAAGTCAATGGGAACATCCAATGAAAGTCCAAGTTCCAATGGTTTAAACAGAATTGTTGATCTGAAGCCATATGCAGTACGAAATCAAAATTGTTCTGTTATAAGTACAAGCACTTCAACTCAATCTCATGATGTTCAAATGCATGATAAAGACAGATTTCATTTTTCCCTTCAAGAAATCAAAAGAAGACTCCGGCGTATAATTGGTGAGAGCAAAAAATCACGACACATAATATCCATGGATGGTATTCTTCACAAAATTCCTGTTGCTACATGTAAAATGATGAATAGTGAAACAACGATATCGGGCTCAGCAAGCAGTTCTTCTTTTGATATTACAAAGCTATCTGGATGTTATTCCATTGACAAGAGAAAAGATGAGAAAAACAATTCAGAACAATGTAAAGTTCAAATCAACAGTTGTGTTTCTTCCTCGAGATCACAGTCTTTGATATATGAAGAAGCCAAGAAGCATCTTGCTGAGATGCTAGACACCAAAGTAGACAGTTTGCCTAAGGTCCAAGTTTTAGAATCTTTGGAGAGAGTACTTTCTCTCTCAAGATTCAATGAATTATGTCCTATATCCAATCCTCAAAGAGACAATGAGCTCACTATGCCACCTGAGGAGACAGGAGATTCCTCCTTACAACACTTGAAGCAAGAAGGTGCTGCCAATACTTTAGGCCAGTCAAGAGCAAAGTTGGATTTTTCATCTTGCTCTCTGAGCATACCAACTGATGTTTTACAGTTCATTGTCTTAAATACAGATCTCATTGATACCAATATGCAGGACATATCATACATTGGAGAAGACTTGAACAACAAAGGTAGTTTTCCTGGAAAGCTTTTCCATATATTTAAATGAGATCCACTGAGGATAGGTTTTGTGCAATTTTATAATATGAAATTTATTGTTTATCAAATTGCTTTACAGGAAGCAGAGAGATCCTGGGAGCAGCTGCTACCAAGAGCATTGCGAACATTAAGCAGATGGATGTACCATTGGAGACAAATGAGCCAATTGTTGTAAGTAAAatatgtgaagaagaagaagagtcttatacattacaagaaatggtaagcaaGGAGTTTAATAAAATACATTATAACACCACCTTCAATTAAAAATGTTGATTCTTTAAAATTATACCATCATTTTACTAGGGTTCATCTGAAGAGAGGTCACTAACCTTGCCAAGTTCCTTTGTTGGAGAAAATTCATCAGATTCTGAAAGCACCACTGAAAAACCAGATCAACTAAATTCAGTATCCATTCTTGACACATTCTTGTCGGAAGATATTACCAGCCCCGAGTCCTCTAAACTAGAACACTGTATGATCTGACAGATATTGAGAAGTATTAAGATATTTGTTCACACATCTTTGGTTTATCCTTTTGGATTAACTTGAATTTCTTGCCCATCTGCAGATGTCATGCAAAAACAAAATCGACGAATTAGTTATGAAGACAGTGACAATTATTTGAGAATTATAACCTTGCCAGATGTGAAGGACAGAGATCGTCTTCATATCAATCAAGCTATGTATGATTATATAAGAGTTATCTTGGGAGCCTCAGGCCTGATGAACGAACTCTTAGAGAGATGGGATGTAACAGACCATTTACTCGAACCATCTTTATTTGATGGAGTGGagatcttttctttcttcccgCAAGACAATTCTAAGCTTCTCTTTGATTGCATCAATGAAGTCCTTGTCGAGATACAAGAGAAGTTTTCAAGTTATACCCCAGGGCTATCTTTTATCAAGCGAAATTTTCTGCTTGCTCCTCTGGGGGAAAGCTTAATTCAAGAAGTTTATAAGGGTGTTGATCGGCATCTTCATTTGCAGTTCCTGAACAcattagatcaaataataaataaagattTGGAGCATAGAAGTTGGATGAACCTCCAATCTGAAACCAAGAACATGACGTGTGAGATATGCGATTCCATCTTAGATGATCTAATCGAAGAAACTGTTTACGACATGTGGTTTTGAACTCCAGGTTCTTTGGGCATTTCATCTTTTTATAGTACACACAAATGTATGCAGTTAAAGTTGTTACTGGAATCTGATTGGAAGACCTCTAGGATCTCTAGCAAAGATTGGGGTGTTTTCCACCCATGTCAGTTAGAGGTTCACACATAGCGACCTCATAGTTATTTGTACTTCTAGGTTCTTCTTTTAATGCAGATTGTTGTGAAGATTGAAAGGAGTTGAAGTGTCTGTAATTACTTTTGTAAGTAATACCATTGGCAATAATCTGGAAATACCTGGAGTTGGAGTTACTACCTAAGATTTCCTCCAAGAACACCAGTGCCAGCTGTATATTGGTTTAGAAACATACATTTATCACAAATTATGAGTTGATATGTGCTTTTTGTTTTGGAAAGgatcacaaattgaaaagcacTGGTGTAAAATTTGTGCCTGGATCAGATGTGCTCTCTTTATATTCTTTCTTCACAACTCTTGCATCATTCTTAATATTCTTTCTTTCTGACTAATTATACCTCTTTTAAAAGCCTGTGTTTTTATACTATGGGAATTAGTCAGTTGCCATAATTATACctctttttctttgtttcatCTAAGTACTTGCAAAGTTATCATATTTTCTGTGGTCGCGTTTATCACCCACCATCAGATAATGCATCAATGAACAATTACTCCCAATTAACACCAGATTATTGCTAGCTAAGATGCAAATGATAGTATAATTCTTGCCTAAGGAGACAGATGAATTCTTGTATCCTTCCACCTCCAGGCACAGATGTTTGGTGTGGGTTGCCTCCATGCAGATGTTCTTGGCACCACTGTACCTCCAAGTGCAAACACTAGAAGGCATTGCCTGATAGGGCTGCCCCTGTACAACCAACTGTATTAACGCATCTAATGGCCTCTTAATATTAGGGCCATTAGAACAGAACACCTTACGTTATATCACTTCACCAAGATGTCTTCCTGCAACCACAAGCTCAGATCTTCTCCTTCACTTGATTGCCTACAAAGAGACGCAGGTAATACTGGATTCGAAGTCTCAGTGCCTGAAATTAAAAGACAAAGTAAGATGCAAGGCCTCCAAGTACCACTAGTCAGTAGAAAGGTTTAACAGCTAATATAAGTTGGACATTCTAAGAGGTAAATTTACCACTGTATGATGCATTCAGATGTTTTGGTACATCCAATTCAAGGCTATGGAATGTGATGTTTTCTGCATTGCCGTAAAATCCCATGCAACTCGTGGGGCTTGGAAAAGAGGGCAAACTTCCACTCCATGAAAGTTCATCCACCATCAAATCTTCCTCGAGcttcaaaataatatcattaatggAAATATAGATCAATTTAAAGAACTTATAAATGAGAAGTACAATATAACTAGTTCCATTATTTGCTAATCATTGAAACAAATCACTTTCAGCAAATTTCCCCAGTTAAGCCCACAACCCCTAAAAATGTTGTTTGTTTTATGTGAATAATCCTCGCAAttgtttttaattattttctttttcgattttttatttctaaagttTCTTAATTATTAGGTGACCATGAACAGAAATTGAAAACACCTCGTTTCTGTATTTGACAACAATGCCAAACTACACTCGAAAAGGATGGCGTCTCTTCGGAAAACATAAAAACACTTTTGAAGTCGATATATTGAATTCGTTTTCCGTCGAGTTAAGGGTTTCTGAGATGCTGAAGTTTTGGCTCTGGTTCTTTGGGTTTATCCCCCGCGCAATGGCGAATAGGAAAAGGGATTCTTGTTCTAAACCGGGTGAGGCTCTTGTTCTATTCGTCGTTGTCCTTAGCTTTCCTGTTATTGAATATTTTCGACGCTGAGCTGGGTTTTATGCACCGGAATTGGAGGTTAATTGAAGTGATTGTTTAAGCTGGTTTGTGTTCTGGGCCTTCTGGTTGATGTGCTTAGTGTGGAATTTAGCTGTTGTTTTCTCTGGGAATTCGTTTCGCATCGGTTTGTTTGTCGTCTGAGATTTTCCTGGAGCAAAGCGACCTCCTTTCTTGAGTTGGACTGCATTTTGAGTTGTTTGTCTTGTTTTGTTAGTTTTCTTGAGCTGAATAGGCACCAATTTCCTTTTTTATGCGTCATGGGCTGGTAATCAATCAAGAAAAGAGTCAAAAGAAAACACTAAGCAGCAAATGCGTTCAATGTCCCGGGATTCATTCAGTCTCTGAAATTGCCACCCCTGCATGTGGTTGTGACCCTCATTCTGATAGGAGCACCCTCTGATTTATGTTGACCTAAAACAGACCTCAACAAACGTAAATTAACATGTTCATTGTGTGGAAGAGAGTTATGCTGCATCACTGGCTGCCACATTCATTTGCTCCGCAAATATTGCAGGCATGCACACTGGACAAAAAGCTCTTTGCTTTAAGGCACACTTATGGTCGTATGCCTGCTTATGTCATGCACGCTGGAGAATGACATGTTTTGGAAGGAGCAGTTTCCTTTGGATCTTACATCCATTTTTTGTAGTGACCTTAATAAGTCCTTTTGTAGACTTTTGAAACACTAATATAGTTTTCTCTTTCTGAAAAAAAAGGATTTTGTTCCTAATTTTGGTTACTAAACTCATGcttaatgttcttttttttttttagaaaaagaaaGAGCACTAATCATTAACCATCAAAAAGAGAAATTACAACAGAAGTAGAGAGAGAATTAGAGTCCTGAGCTCTTTAAAAATGGCAGAAACAGTGAGTCCTGTTCAGGTTAGCAAGAAGATGAGCTTCAGAGTTGAGAGCCCACTAGGGATGTTTGAGATTGAAGATACCCGAGGTTTGTTGTATTGAATATCTAAGGCCATTGTGCAGTTCAATTTGTTGCCTTTTTCCGAATGTAGAAACTTTGTCCAAATACATTTTATATCTAGGGCCATTTCTGCAGTTATATTAAGATAAATGTTTTGTATGTCTGTGTGGAACTTATTAGTAATAGTGGTGTGATAGTTTCGAACATATTAGTATCCATTTTCAGCAAGTTTTAAAATGGGAATCTTGATTTGTGGTTAATTTAGGCAATTTACATGCAATTTAATGAAAGAGGCCACATTGTCCCCTGAATCGCTATGATTATTTTTGGTTTTTGGTTCATGTTTGATTATTTTCCTTTAAATGGATAACTTTAATAGTCATAAATGAATCAGgagtatgatttttataattttgaaccTTAGTTCCCAGAACTAAAATTCATACTCCAGTTCAATGTGCTTCCATTGTGTTTGCAACCAGAGACATGCTGTACAAGACACATAAAGTGAGATACATTTTAATCCTACTTGGATACTGAATTTAGTCATAGGATACAAATcttcaaaatgaaaataatagtTCTTTGAATGTTGTCGGTCAGACAACAAATGATTATACCATTACAAGTTATGGTGTTTCAGGGTCAAAGAAATCCTTTACTTCTATGGTCAGTACTACATCTATGAAGTCAACGAATAGCCAAAGTATTAAAGAAGACTCTCTTTTTGACTTCGTTGTTGAGTTGCTCTTAACCGTTTTCTAACAGATGCATCCACAAAAAGAACGTCATTGATCCATGCAACAATGTTGAATGCTAAACCTTCCAGTACCCTTGAGTAACTCTCAAGAATTGCTTGTCCAACATCCTGCAAGAAAAGCAAAACATAGTAATCTTAATGCTTATTGTGCACAATATATTTGGGTTGATGATTATGAGTTAAGTTATATATAAGATGATGCTAGCCACATTTTGTACCAACAGCTACTATGATACTGATGCGAACTGTGAACATTATTAGGTGCAATAAATTTGATGAGCCTCAAGTCCTTACCTTATTGTACTGGATTTTGCTGGTATCTAGAGTTGTCTGTGACAGGCCAGGGTATCTTTGTTTCAAACATAGCAGGAGAGTCTCTGCTTTAGATGCAAGTATCTGATTTTTGTTTTCATCAGCCACCAGATCCTTGACCATATCCCATGATGACTTGGAAGTATGCATGCTTGCCTTTCGCCACCATACATGCATTGAAGCCTCCACACGGTCTGCTATCTCAAGTGCATCATGTTCTGAAGATATATTGAGGCCATCAAGAAGATGATCTGGAGAGAAGGgctctattgttgacatgtagcgGTAGATTGAATCTCCTACACCTAATCTGCCACTCTGAAGAATGAAAACCAGATATCCATCAGCATTAACTGACGAACCAAACTTTGGTCTTACTGCCTATTCAGGTGCATGTTTCATCTCCATCACGATCTGTCAAGAGGGTCTATTTTTCTTGAATCTTAATAAGGAAACATGAAAGAAATATTTGTTTCTGTGACTTTCTTTTAATCTTTGTTTCATGCAGGGAGGGGATCTTTCTTCCAGCACATAGTGGTAATGAGTTTAGCAGGTGTTGAGACTCTACATCTTCATGATACAAATCTACTTAATATCTCTTAGACGCAGAGGTGATTTTGCTAATTTGAAAGGAAACATGAAAGAAATATGTGTTTCTGTGACTTTCTTCTAATCTTTGTTTACGTGCAGGGAGGGGATCTTTCTTCCAGTACTTAATGGTAACAAGGTTAGCAGGTGTTAAGACTCTACATCTTCATAATACAATCCAGTTAATATTTCTTAGATGCAGATGTGAATTTGCAAATTTGAAATGAAACATGAAAGAAATATGTGTTTCTGTGACTTTCTTCGAATCTTTGTTTTTGTGCAGGTAGGGAATCTTTCTTCCAGCGCTTAATGGTAATAAGGTTAGCAGGTGTTGGAGACTCTACATCTTCACAATAGAATCCACTTAGTACTTCTTAGATGCAGATGTGAATTTGCAAATTTGAAAGGATCACCTTACCTTTGGAAGGGATGCCATGTATGACTCTGGGACTTCCATTTCAGCTAGTATGCTATTGTTGATGGCCATGGCtgctttgtggatttgatttgcaCAATCACGCCTTTTCTGCAATGCCCTCTGTGCTTCCTCGGACAGGCCAGAGTCAGGAACACATGGGACAGGCAGCCACCATTTTTCATCTTTTCTTTGAACTACCCGACGGAAGGACCTTGAGGAGGCACTTGGTGATTGTTTGCCTTCTTCAACATACCAGAATTCTGTTTTCTTAAAGCTGTTCAGTATGTCCTGCATGATCATACCAGCTTTCAATAAGCTAATCTCTCGCATTCTTCCTCTTAGTCTTATGTTGTCTGAATTTCTATCCATGTTTTAAGGTTTCTGTTTTCAGTGATTGAAGCTTCTCATGTTAATTGATTCCTTGTTGATAAATATCAAAAACCAAAATTGGTGACAGAAACTTACAAGAAGCATGGCATCTAGCTTTTCAAGTGCAGGAAGGTTCAAGTAGATATCTGATCTTGGTCTTGTTGCCATGATCTGGAAAGGTAAGAAAATTATATCAGAAATAAAGCCAAATTAGCAGTGAAAATTGATAACTGATCTGCTTATGGTAAATGATCCTCACATCAAGAGTAGTCCCATCTGGCAAGGTTTGAGAAGAAGGAAAAAATTCAACTATGTAATCACAGACCGACAAAAGGCAATCCATCTCTCTCCTCCACATGTTCTTCTTTTCAGGTGACACAGGCTCTAATTTATAGAAGTGGCCAAATACAGTAGCTGTGATATGAGGAAATGCTAAATTAGAAAGCTGCAGATAAGATCTTTATCTGTAGGCTCAGAGACAACAGAGAAGAAGATTTGACACTGCAGTGAGTAAATCATTACCATAGAGGTTGGTAATGGCATTTGAAAGTGCTACAGCTGAACAAACTCCTTTGCCACCTCCTGACATGTCTTCACCCAACAACAGCTTTGAGAACTTCTCCTTCATCATCTCAAGCTCTGGTGGTAACAGAAAAATCAGAACAACGTATGGCATGGAACGGTTGCTACTTCTAATTCATGGTATATGGTACACTTACCTGAAAGTGATATATCTTGAGATCCTGGTTTCCAATCGAGCATATCATCAGTCTTCTTTCTTCCATGTTTGCTTAAATCAGGTGATGCCCGTCCGACAAGCTTAGAGATTGGCCATCCAACCGGAGGGGGATCATATGGGCTGCTGTTCTCATCGTTGACCTCAGAGTAGGTTGAGACTGTGGAGATTGTGCGGCTGTAGTCGATCGAATTGCATCCAGGGGTGGAGCATCCCATATCTGTGTTTGATCTTGTCAACCGATCTGAGGAGGGATGGAAATCCAGCTCCGAGTTATCATCAGACACTGAGGAACTATCCATGGAGAGAATTCCAGTGACTCCAATTTGCCAAACCTGCAATCAAAGTACAAGATATGGTGGTAATAAAAGGAAAATAGCTCTCGGTATTTAGTGTTTGGTTGTTTATGATGGTCCATATTTGAAACAACAGGTAATGCTAAAGATCTTGGAAAACTGTTCTCTTGTAATCAACAAAGAAAAGAACAAACTCATTTGTAGGGAGTTTAGATGAAAATGATCTATGCAGTGTTGTGCAGACTGACAAATCCTAGAAGAAACAGATAGAACTCACCAAGCTATTCTTGCAAGGCCTTGCTCATGAGAACCAGGAATCCACCACACTGATTGGAACCAGTTACATAAAAGCTAGATAACACAACAGGTTGAGAAGCAGCACTGCTGCTTCTGCTGTGGTAAGtggcttgcttttgttttctataTCTTAGAGCAGATTCATAGAACTCAGTTTGCTAATTTCGAAGGCAAAGGCTAACATGATGCTTCTGCTGCTTCTTTTCAGGACACAAAAAGTAACAGGCATGGCAATCGAAAAAAGCATGCCGTTGGGGAAAAGGAATTATCACTTAcctttcttttgttatttgaaaTCCAGAATTCTGTGCTTTGCAATCAGTTTGAAGCCTTTCCCTCGCATAAACTTTTGGTGCTTGCAAGCTCTTCTCCACAGTATGTAGCTCTTTTTCTTTACAGAGGAGATGGATTGCTAAGATTCTATGGAAATCTTGGATTCAAATGACAGAGTGGATGACAGGAGGTGATAGCCTGTTGGCAAATCCTTCAGAATGGCACTTAGTGGAAGGATGTGTTTGCACAGGGTGGTGTCATGATATAAGAGCTAGAGGAGGACCACCTCTTATCTTGATGGAAGAATGTGGCTCGAAGGACTCAATATTCTGGAAATTACATGGTTGTATATTGACAAATCAGTTGATTGATGGCTTCTACACTACCTAGTCAAGGGATGTATTTGCACAGGGTGGTGTCATGATATAAGAGCTAGAGGAGGACCAACTCTTATCTTGATGGAAGAATGAGGCTCGAAGGACTTAATATTCTGGAAATTACATGGTTTTATATTGACAAATCAGTTGATTAATGGCTTCTGTACCTTCAAAGTTAATTGCCCAAAATGGAGAAAACAAGAAGTTGATTTGTAGGAAGAACCCTGTACTTAATATGCCTCTAGAGGTCTTCTAAGTCAGTAAGTAGACCGTCACTTTTGGTGAATCTTCAAAAAGATCACGAACTAGGCTTATGATCACCATTACTATAACACTCTCCAAGAGATTTATCATCATCAGTAAGAACATGTGTACGAGTGTTTGATTTGGTGGTCTGCTGCTTCTCTGGTATCATTTTACTGGGTCCCTCCCATCTATGGTCATGATAAGAGGTGACGAAAAGTCTCAAAATGCTTTTTCCAGGCCAGGCCAGGCCACAGCTTTCTTGAATCTTGTGTTGGTTCATCCACAGAAGACTTGGAATGTTGGttacaaaataattttcttttcctgGGGAAACATTCCTGCAACGTCGTGTTCACATATTTATTTAGCATGTCACACCTCAGATTGAGTGGATTCAATCATACTTTGCATAAACAATTCCATCAGTCAAAGGATGAACTCTCAGAGGAATAAAATATATGAATCTTGGAGTAGTGATCAATTTGTGGCTTCCCACGATCTCTTCTCCTTCGATATTCTCTGTATTTGGTGGGTAGACAAGCCAAGCACTAACCCACGATGAAGAAAAATCGTATCGAAGAGCAGTGCTCACATGACATTATTCTAAGCATTTGTCACAGAATAACTGCAAAGtttctctcatatatatatatatatatatatatatatatatatatatatatatatatatatatatatatatatatatgtgtgtgtgtgtgtgtgctacatccaatatgaaaatataaatgaaaaacgtaaatgaaaaaagagagaaaagagtgTGGTTGACTTTGATTTTGGCTATATTTGGTCCTGTTTTAGTATTCTTTGTGATGAGATGGTCGCAGCCAAGAGGAGCCGCATAACTCGTGGCTGATCCAACTCATTTGAGTTGCATGGTTATGTTTCTTTCGTTTCCGTGTGCAAGTGAATTTATTATTCTTCCCCAAGAAACGAGCCTTAGATTGGTATTTAAGAAATGAGTCATGCAAAGTAGTGGTGCATATCATATGGCATTTTGATCGTTACGGAGATGACCCATTCAAGTTCACCGAACAAGGTTTTATGTTGATGGGGTCCAAGACTACCAAgcatgcacagagagagagagagagagagagattattgttATCCAATAACAATAAACACTAAACTTAGAAGACTTTCCAACATTACAATGATGTAGCCTAATGTGCACCCACCCAAACCTCGATTAATTTGACAATGTTTTGTAATGAAAATATGTATGATAACAATGATAGGATCTTGACATCCTTTTAGATATTTTCCAGTGTCTAAAGGACAAATCTTTATTGGGTTAGCAACTATTACAAATAGGGCTGAGTGGAAATTATTGTAATTTTCTAAGCATTTTAAATCCCATTCAATCTTGTTGCATGAGTTATTTCTTTAGGTTTGCAAAAATCAGGAGATCCAACTCTTTGATCAAATATTTAAATTGGACCAACCATGAGTCTGATTCtcttttattccttttttttccaACCTTTATAGGTAACATTTGAAATGAATAATTTGTGGCTATAAATTATCACTTAAGAGTATAGAATTGGAGAAATTTAAGGAAAGAAACTGGCagatgaatttttaaatatataaataaaatggaTAAAAAATTTCTTGCTAAATTGTCATATGTTGATCACATATCTTCTTAAGTTGGAGGCGAATTTAATTGATCTTctgaaattgataaaaaaaaataaaagaaagaaaagataatGAAGTAGAGGAATTTCTTATGTGtgccttcttttttcttatttaaaGTATTCTAGCTAAAAAAAATACCAATTATGCTTTGACAAATGGAAGGTCAAAAGTTTATAAAACACAATTATCTCCCTAAAATGTCATCACTTCTTAAGTTTGAAATGAATTTAATAGACCTTCTGACttttataaagaaaataaaaagaaaaaaaaataaagtcagAGGAACTTCTTATaagttcccttttttttttccccttgaaATGATACCACTTTAGCCTTCaggttgaaaaataaaaattgaggaAAAGGAAAACAGCTCCtagttttacaaaaaaaaaatgaaaaagagaaaaataaagtca belongs to Musa acuminata AAA Group cultivar baxijiao chromosome BXJ3-5, Cavendish_Baxijiao_AAA, whole genome shotgun sequence and includes:
- the LOC135638962 gene encoding uncharacterized protein LOC135638962 isoform X1, which encodes MTKTSYRRQSQSRRDNVGCMWGLIAQKFLSDKKHGNIRNAGSGYSKIKLDSLRNFQNRHKGSLVDEIREDQVDLGKMSVKVHMEEEMFQRPEKKITNEEAQRVTSKLQNKFHPEKNYKRSEKLKVISDAQMNNLADSPGFVGHQSDSMDLTEKSLLNFDLASFLIELYSYTCQEIHAESKKKFYFLPASGSIGQKIDSHLDELDDHLDQKISFFQKTLADVAQAIISQKSMVENQLDGRCIIHSKEFINALYTLNSDKELFLKLLEDPESLLLKHIQCLHITQVGKVSKLESDKCLENVQSSGEQDHSKGKCEESNRNQLFHKQKKYSFSWKKVKSMGTSNESPSSNGLNRIVDLKPYAVRNQNCSVISTSTSTQSHDVQMHDKDRFHFSLQEIKRRLRRIIGESKKSRHIISMDGILHKIPVATCKMMNSETTISGSASSSSFDITKLSGCYSIDKRKDEKNNSEQCKVQINSCVSSSRSQSLIYEEAKKHLAEMLDTKVDSLPKVQVLESLERVLSLSRFNELCPISNPQRDNELTMPPEETGDSSLQHLKQEDLIDTNMQDISYIGEDLNNKGSREILGAAATKSIANIKQMDVPLETNEPIVVSKICEEEEESYTLQEMGSSEERSLTLPSSFVGENSSDSESTTEKPDQLNSVSILDTFLSEDITSPESSKLEHYVMQKQNRRISYEDSDNYLRIITLPDVKDRDRLHINQAMYDYIRVILGASGLMNELLERWDVTDHLLEPSLFDGVEIFSFFPQDNSKLLFDCINEVLVEIQEKFSSYTPGLSFIKRNFLLAPLGESLIQEVYKGVDRHLHLQFLNTLDQIINKDLEHRSWMNLQSETKNMTCEICDSILDDLIEETVYDMWF
- the LOC135638962 gene encoding uncharacterized protein LOC135638962 isoform X2 codes for the protein MGTSEMLAVDIRKSNLIHLEISRIDTKAVEDQVDLGKMSVKVHMEEEMFQRPEKKITNEEAQRVTSKLQNKFHPEKNYKRSEKLKVISDAQMNNLADSPGFVGHQSDSMDLTEKSLLNFDLASFLIELYSYTCQEIHAESKKKFYFLPASGSIGQKIDSHLDELDDHLDQKISFFQKTLADVAQAIISQKSMVENQLDGRCIIHSKEFINALYTLNSDKELFLKLLEDPESLLLKHIQCLHITQVGKVSKLESDKCLENVQSSGEQDHSKGKCEESNRNQLFHKQKKYSFSWKKVKSMGTSNESPSSNGLNRIVDLKPYAVRNQNCSVISTSTSTQSHDVQMHDKDRFHFSLQEIKRRLRRIIGESKKSRHIISMDGILHKIPVATCKMMNSETTISGSASSSSFDITKLSGCYSIDKRKDEKNNSEQCKVQINSCVSSSRSQSLIYEEAKKHLAEMLDTKVDSLPKVQVLESLERVLSLSRFNELCPISNPQRDNELTMPPEETGDSSLQHLKQEDLIDTNMQDISYIGEDLNNKGSREILGAAATKSIANIKQMDVPLETNEPIVVSKICEEEEESYTLQEMGSSEERSLTLPSSFVGENSSDSESTTEKPDQLNSVSILDTFLSEDITSPESSKLEHYVMQKQNRRISYEDSDNYLRIITLPDVKDRDRLHINQAMYDYIRVILGASGLMNELLERWDVTDHLLEPSLFDGVEIFSFFPQDNSKLLFDCINEVLVEIQEKFSSYTPGLSFIKRNFLLAPLGESLIQEVYKGVDRHLHLQFLNTLDQIINKDLEHRSWMNLQSETKNMTCEICDSILDDLIEETVYDMWF
- the LOC135638963 gene encoding rop guanine nucleotide exchange factor 3-like, producing the protein MDSSSVSDDNSELDFHPSSDRLTRSNTDMGCSTPGCNSIDYSRTISTVSTYSEVNDENSSPYDPPPVGWPISKLVGRASPDLSKHGRKKTDDMLDWKPGSQDISLSELEMMKEKFSKLLLGEDMSGGGKGVCSAVALSNAITNLYATVFGHFYKLEPVSPEKKNMWRREMDCLLSVCDYIVEFFPSSQTLPDGTTLDIMATRPRSDIYLNLPALEKLDAMLLDILNSFKKTEFWYVEEGKQSPSASSRSFRRVVQRKDEKWWLPVPCVPDSGLSEEAQRALQKRRDCANQIHKAAMAINNSILAEMEVPESYMASLPKSGRLGVGDSIYRYMSTIEPFSPDHLLDGLNISSEHDALEIADRVEASMHVWWRKASMHTSKSSWDMVKDLVADENKNQILASKAETLLLCLKQRYPGLSQTTLDTSKIQYNKDVGQAILESYSRVLEGLAFNIVAWINDVLFVDASVRKRLRATQQRSQKESLL